The proteins below come from a single Rosa rugosa chromosome 2, drRosRugo1.1, whole genome shotgun sequence genomic window:
- the LOC133730727 gene encoding phragmoplastin DRP1B-like, whose translation MICLHLAVVNLTLIDLPGLTKVVVEGQAESIVQDIENMVRGFIEKPNCIILAISPANQDLATSDAIKICREVDPKGERTFGVLTKIDLMDQGTNAVDILEGRSYRLQFPWIGVVNRSQADINKSVDMIAARRRERGYFANSPEYKHLASKMGSEHLGSNCEQNYMYTYCNVRNHILKLEQDIELLKAEAERKVEFSSDAIEETPEDIECVESGSSSNFKLLRLQ comes from the exons atgATTTGCTTGCACTTGGCAGTTGTGAACTTGACACTAATAGATCTTCCTGGACTCACAAAGGTAGTTGTAG AGGGTCAGGCAGAGAGCATAGTGCAGGACATTGAGAACATGGTTAGGGGCTTCATTGAGAAG CCCAACTGTATCATTCTGGCTATTTCCCCTGCCAACCAAGATCTTGCTACGTCTGATGCAATTAAGATCTGTCGTGAAGTAGATCCCAAAG GTGAGAGGACATTTGGAGTTCTCACAAAGATTGATCTTATGGACCAAGGTACAAATGCAGTCGAT ATTTTGGAAGGAAGATCATATAGACTTCAGTTCCCTTGGATTGGTGTTGTGAATCGCTCCCAAGCTGATATAAACAAGAGTGTTGATATGATTGCTGCTAGGCGCAGGGAGCGTGGATATTTTGCTAATAGCCCCGAGTACAAGCATCTTGCGAGCAAGATGGGGTCTGAGCATTTAGGAAG CAACTGTGAACAAAACTACATGTACACTTATTGCAATG TGAGGAATCACATTCTGAAGCTGGAACAAGACATTGAGTTGCTTAAAGCAGAGGCTGAAAGAAAAGTTGAATTTAGTTCTGATGCTATTGAAGAAACTCCAGAAGATATTGAGTGTGTAGAGTCTGGGAGCTCCTCAAACTTCAAGCTCCTCAGACTCCAATGA